From a single Oxyura jamaicensis isolate SHBP4307 breed ruddy duck chromosome 5 unlocalized genomic scaffold, BPBGC_Ojam_1.0 oxy5_random_OJ106425, whole genome shotgun sequence genomic region:
- the LOC118157353 gene encoding ras association domain-containing protein 8-like isoform X2 gives MELKVWVDGIQRVVCGVSEQTTCQEVVIALARAIGQTGRYVLVQKLREKERQLLPLECPLESLAKCGQYANDVQFILRRTGPSVAERPSSEGAPQAPERTFIRASLPIKPRTVSTEVPRPREPKKSMTFNLGPMGSGDLFAKSRWRQHAWEGMELKDGGAGQLSKEELFKTVLRQQEQLSSLEAHGDTLETDLRFWEHGRAPSQEDEILYLEHLVRRNETELGEEEFWQSELRLEKECERERQERVRSLRASLEEYTQRIYELSARTEALQKEIQWEMAERAKRGKESPVPSPTDLEDMAAKMKRDLEAKVKQGTQLESNLASVEKALEEAERSLQAQNQELEELNKELRQCNLQQFIQQTGATVTVGQARSEEDAQPEPSPRELPACRRNGGFPPSGGDSPPRASTKQLLGHPRALPEPLVSSLNPEVLSTRQSIWR, from the exons ATGGAGCTGAAGGTGTGGGTGGACGGCATCCAGCGGGTGGTCTGCGGCGTCTCGGAGCAAACCACCTGCCAGGAGGTGGTCATCGCTTTGGCGCGGGCCATAG GTCAGACCGGGCGCTACGTCCTGGTGCAGAAGCTCCGGGAGAAGGAgcggcagctcctgcccctcgAGTGCCCCTTGGAGTCGCTGGCCAAGTGCGGGCAGTATGCCAACGACGTGCAGTTCATCCTGCGGAGGACAGGCCCCAGCGTGGCCGAGCGGCCGTCCTCGGAGGGCGCTCCCCAGGCTCCCGAGAGGACTTTCATCCGGGCCAGCCTGCCCATCAAGCCCCGCACCGTGAGCACCGAGGTGCCCCGGCCCCGGGAGCCCAAGAAATCGATGACCTTCAACTTGGGTCCCATGGGCTCCGGCGACCTGTTTGCTAAGAGCCGCTGGAGGCAGCACGCCTGGGAGGGGATGGAGCTGAAGGACGGCGGGGCCGGCcagctctccaaggaggagCTGTTTAAGACAGTGCTgcggcagcaggagcagctcagctccttgGAGGCCCACGGGGACACCCTGGAGACGGACCTGCGGTTCTGGGAGCACGGCCGGGCCCCCAGCCAGGAGGACGAGATCCTCTACCTGGAGCACCTGGTGCGGAGGAACGAGACGGAGCTGGGCGAGGAGGAGTTCTGGCAGAGCGAGCTCCGGCTGGAGAaggagtgcgagcgggagagGCAGGAGCGGGTGAGGAGCCTGCGGGCCAGCCTGGAGGAGTACACGCAGAGGATCTACGAGCTGAGCGCCCGCACCGAGGCCCTGCAGAAGGAGATCCAGTGGGAGATGGCCGAAAGGGCCAAGAGGGGCAAGGAGAGCCCTGTGCCGAGCCCCACGGACCTGGAGGACATGGCTGCCAAAATGAAAAGGGATCTGGAAGCTAAAGTCAAGCAGGGCACGCAGCTGGAGAGCAACCTGGCCAGCGTGGAGAAGGCCCTGGAGGAAGCCGAAAGGTCTCTGCAG GCCCAGAACCAAGAGCTGGAGGAGTTAAATAAGGAGCTGAGGCAGTGTAATTTGCAGCAGTTTATTCAGCAGACGGGAGCCACGGTGACCGTCGGGCAGGCCAGGTCTGAGGAGGACGCCCAGCCGGAGCCGAGCCCGCGCGAGCTGCCAGCCTGCCGGAGGAACGGAG GGTTTCCCCCCTCCGGCGGCGACTCGCCTCCCCGCGCCAGCACCAAGCAGCTCCTCGGCCATCCCCGGGCCCTGCCGGAGCCCCTGGTGTCCAGCCTGAACCCCGAGG TCCTATCAACCAGGCAGAGCATCTGGAGGTAG
- the LOC118157353 gene encoding ras association domain-containing protein 8-like isoform X1: MELKVWVDGIQRVVCGVSEQTTCQEVVIALARAIGQTGRYVLVQKLREKERQLLPLECPLESLAKCGQYANDVQFILRRTGPSVAERPSSEGAPQAPERTFIRASLPIKPRTVSTEVPRPREPKKSMTFNLGPMGSGDLFAKSRWRQHAWEGMELKDGGAGQLSKEELFKTVLRQQEQLSSLEAHGDTLETDLRFWEHGRAPSQEDEILYLEHLVRRNETELGEEEFWQSELRLEKECERERQERVRSLRASLEEYTQRIYELSARTEALQKEIQWEMAERAKRGKESPVPSPTDLEDMAAKMKRDLEAKVKQGTQLESNLASVEKALEEAERSLQAQNQELEELNKELRQCNLQQFIQQTGATVTVGQARSEEDAQPEPSPRELPACRRNGGFPPSGGDSPPRASTKQLLGHPRALPEPLVSSLNPEVLYKQWMKLVSAEKAAVSRMKHGSLLIMHSSSAEHFRTGGEGDGTWLQI, from the exons ATGGAGCTGAAGGTGTGGGTGGACGGCATCCAGCGGGTGGTCTGCGGCGTCTCGGAGCAAACCACCTGCCAGGAGGTGGTCATCGCTTTGGCGCGGGCCATAG GTCAGACCGGGCGCTACGTCCTGGTGCAGAAGCTCCGGGAGAAGGAgcggcagctcctgcccctcgAGTGCCCCTTGGAGTCGCTGGCCAAGTGCGGGCAGTATGCCAACGACGTGCAGTTCATCCTGCGGAGGACAGGCCCCAGCGTGGCCGAGCGGCCGTCCTCGGAGGGCGCTCCCCAGGCTCCCGAGAGGACTTTCATCCGGGCCAGCCTGCCCATCAAGCCCCGCACCGTGAGCACCGAGGTGCCCCGGCCCCGGGAGCCCAAGAAATCGATGACCTTCAACTTGGGTCCCATGGGCTCCGGCGACCTGTTTGCTAAGAGCCGCTGGAGGCAGCACGCCTGGGAGGGGATGGAGCTGAAGGACGGCGGGGCCGGCcagctctccaaggaggagCTGTTTAAGACAGTGCTgcggcagcaggagcagctcagctccttgGAGGCCCACGGGGACACCCTGGAGACGGACCTGCGGTTCTGGGAGCACGGCCGGGCCCCCAGCCAGGAGGACGAGATCCTCTACCTGGAGCACCTGGTGCGGAGGAACGAGACGGAGCTGGGCGAGGAGGAGTTCTGGCAGAGCGAGCTCCGGCTGGAGAaggagtgcgagcgggagagGCAGGAGCGGGTGAGGAGCCTGCGGGCCAGCCTGGAGGAGTACACGCAGAGGATCTACGAGCTGAGCGCCCGCACCGAGGCCCTGCAGAAGGAGATCCAGTGGGAGATGGCCGAAAGGGCCAAGAGGGGCAAGGAGAGCCCTGTGCCGAGCCCCACGGACCTGGAGGACATGGCTGCCAAAATGAAAAGGGATCTGGAAGCTAAAGTCAAGCAGGGCACGCAGCTGGAGAGCAACCTGGCCAGCGTGGAGAAGGCCCTGGAGGAAGCCGAAAGGTCTCTGCAG GCCCAGAACCAAGAGCTGGAGGAGTTAAATAAGGAGCTGAGGCAGTGTAATTTGCAGCAGTTTATTCAGCAGACGGGAGCCACGGTGACCGTCGGGCAGGCCAGGTCTGAGGAGGACGCCCAGCCGGAGCCGAGCCCGCGCGAGCTGCCAGCCTGCCGGAGGAACGGAG GGTTTCCCCCCTCCGGCGGCGACTCGCCTCCCCGCGCCAGCACCAAGCAGCTCCTCGGCCATCCCCGGGCCCTGCCGGAGCCCCTGGTGTCCAGCCTGAACCCCGAGG tgctttacaaacaGTGGATGAAGCTGGTGTCCGCCGAGAAGGCAGCCGTCTCCAGGATGAAACATGGCAGCTTGTTAATAATGCACAGCAGCAGCGCGGAGCATTTTAggacaggaggagaaggggacgGCACCTGGCTGCAGATATGA